The following proteins are encoded in a genomic region of Dialister hominis:
- a CDS encoding DUF3084 domain-containing protein has translation MFIGIAIVLVLISMGGLIAFLGDRIGSKVGKKRMTLFGLRPKYTSIIVTIISGALISFSTIAVMAVVNENVRVALFGLSKLQTQMKDLNQEIQLKNKELESGKLQLEARNKEYEDVTRKSEETSRELDRVESQRVYMENELSTVQEAYDQAQAGVEKSAAEIKNLEKTKNELTGNINTLTEEKQELLSNIYALREGQVILRAGQVLTSVTVDENMNKEQTEKVLDSVLNDINTMLKQQMNVTDQNAELIRVSRQDFDTAVNQIAGSKTKKLVRIVAAQNLILGERLVVDFDIHDSILVFHKGETIYQGNLDKYKDIRNYELQVLRFLKDLNVYARSQGILPDPITGNVGALEGQELMEVIQKVKEYGGNCTLYVTARRDIYSQGPLLIDVRVERNDGR, from the coding sequence ATGTTCATAGGCATCGCCATCGTTCTTGTCCTGATCAGCATGGGCGGACTCATCGCCTTTCTCGGGGACAGGATAGGCTCCAAAGTAGGCAAGAAGAGAATGACTCTTTTCGGCCTGCGCCCGAAGTATACCTCGATCATCGTGACCATCATTTCCGGCGCCCTCATTTCGTTCTCGACCATTGCCGTCATGGCCGTGGTGAATGAAAATGTCAGGGTCGCTTTATTCGGCCTGTCCAAATTGCAGACGCAGATGAAGGACCTCAATCAGGAAATCCAGCTCAAGAACAAGGAACTTGAATCAGGCAAGCTCCAGCTCGAGGCAAGGAACAAGGAGTACGAGGACGTGACGAGAAAGTCTGAAGAAACGTCCAGGGAACTTGACCGCGTCGAAAGCCAGAGAGTCTATATGGAAAATGAACTTTCCACCGTGCAGGAGGCGTATGATCAGGCGCAGGCCGGCGTTGAAAAGTCCGCTGCTGAAATCAAGAACCTTGAAAAGACAAAGAATGAACTGACAGGAAACATCAATACGCTGACAGAAGAAAAGCAGGAACTCCTGAGCAATATTTATGCGCTCCGCGAGGGCCAGGTCATCCTGCGCGCCGGACAGGTGCTGACAAGCGTCACTGTCGATGAAAATATGAACAAGGAGCAGACGGAAAAGGTACTGGACAGCGTTTTGAACGATATTAATACCATGCTCAAGCAGCAGATGAATGTGACGGACCAGAACGCAGAACTCATCCGCGTCAGCCGTCAGGATTTCGATACGGCTGTCAATCAGATCGCAGGATCCAAGACAAAGAAACTCGTTCGCATCGTCGCTGCGCAGAACCTTATTCTGGGCGAGCGCCTTGTCGTTGATTTCGATATCCATGACAGTATCCTTGTCTTCCACAAGGGAGAAACGATTTATCAGGGCAATCTGGATAAGTACAAGGACATCAGGAACTATGAGCTGCAGGTCCTCCGCTTCCTGAAGGATCTCAATGTCTATGCAAGAAGCCAGGGCATCCTTCCGGACCCGATTACGGGCAACGTAGGGGCTCTTGAAGGACAGGAACTGATGGAAGTCATCCAGAAGGTCAAGGAGTATGGCGGAAACTGCACACTGTACGTCACGGCGCGCCGCGATATCTACAGCCAGGGCCCGCTCCTCATTGACGTACGCGTCGAAAGGAATGACGGAAGATGA
- a CDS encoding RuvC family protein: MILAADPGSEKTGMAVVEEDGSLVIKKVIRTKEFEKEAEDLLSSHPVSAFIMGNGTHHKEIQKRADAVLEKMGLPFRTILVDEKYTTEMGEQWYWKDHPTKGLSRLIPKGMRTVPVPIDDYVAWIIGCIYLGKVKAEDVGHKKV, translated from the coding sequence ATGATTTTAGCCGCTGATCCCGGTTCAGAAAAAACAGGAATGGCAGTCGTCGAAGAAGACGGCTCGCTCGTGATCAAGAAGGTCATCCGCACGAAGGAATTCGAGAAAGAAGCGGAAGACCTTCTTTCAAGTCACCCCGTTTCCGCCTTCATCATGGGAAACGGGACGCATCATAAGGAAATCCAGAAGAGGGCAGACGCTGTCCTTGAAAAGATGGGACTTCCCTTCCGCACGATCCTTGTCGATGAAAAGTACACGACGGAAATGGGAGAGCAGTGGTACTGGAAGGATCATCCTACCAAAGGCCTTTCCCGTCTCATCCCCAAAGGCATGCGGACAGTCCCGGTTCCGATTGACGATTATGTGGCCTGGATCATCGGCTGCATTTACCTTGGGAAAGTGAAGGCAGAAGACGTCGGTCACAAGAAAGTATAG
- a CDS encoding tRNA (cytidine(34)-2'-O)-methyltransferase — protein MHIVLVEPEIPGNTGNISRLCAAEHLTLHLVEPLGFSIDDKHLKRAGLDYWDLLEVHVHPNFESVKEMLKGRHFYYNTTKAVKSYTDVSFNEDDVLVFGKETKGLPEDLLLAHEEDCIRIPMIEEARSLNLSNAVAIVAMEALRQTGFPHLLQKSGRLFKGGSDSHEYL, from the coding sequence ATGCATATTGTTCTGGTTGAACCGGAAATTCCGGGAAACACAGGAAATATATCAAGGCTCTGTGCCGCTGAGCATCTGACGCTCCACTTGGTGGAACCCCTCGGGTTTTCCATCGATGACAAGCACCTGAAGCGTGCAGGGCTGGATTACTGGGATCTTCTCGAGGTTCATGTTCATCCGAACTTTGAATCCGTGAAGGAAATGCTGAAGGGCCGCCATTTCTACTACAACACGACAAAGGCGGTCAAATCGTATACGGATGTGTCTTTCAATGAAGACGATGTCCTCGTTTTCGGAAAGGAAACGAAGGGACTGCCGGAAGATCTCCTTCTGGCGCATGAAGAGGACTGCATCCGCATCCCGATGATTGAAGAAGCCCGGTCGCTCAACCTGTCGAACGCCGTTGCCATCGTTGCAATGGAAGCGCTCAGGCAGACCGGTTTCCCGCATCTTCTCCAGAAGAGCGGACGTTTGTTCAAAGGAGGCAGTGATAGTCATGAATACTTATGA
- a CDS encoding YlbF family regulator, with the protein MNTYDAAYALAKAIKESDEMKRLTEAAEKIKGDEEARKMVKEYIMAQMKSDYARIAGQKEDEEAYKHLQELAVLVSNNSNAQEYLQAFIRWNQVAADLQKIVSEAMSQGMDVLELDK; encoded by the coding sequence ATGAATACTTATGATGCAGCGTATGCACTGGCAAAGGCGATCAAGGAAAGCGATGAAATGAAACGCCTGACCGAAGCAGCCGAGAAAATCAAGGGTGATGAAGAAGCCAGGAAAATGGTGAAGGAATACATCATGGCCCAGATGAAATCGGACTACGCAAGAATCGCTGGTCAGAAGGAAGACGAGGAAGCTTACAAGCACTTGCAGGAACTGGCTGTACTCGTCAGCAACAACAGCAATGCGCAGGAATACCTGCAGGCATTCATTCGCTGGAATCAAGTAGCTGCGGATCTGCAGAAGATCGTATCTGAAGCAATGTCGCAGGGTATGGACGTATTGGAACTGGACAAATGA
- the rplS gene encoding 50S ribosomal protein L19: protein MNIIETLENEQLRNDIPEFRPGDTVRVHVKVVEGKNERIQVFEGIVIARRNAGVRETFTVRRISYGVGVERTFLVHSPRLAKIEVKRRGIVRRAKLFYLRGLSGKAARIKERK, encoded by the coding sequence GTGAATATTATCGAAACACTCGAGAATGAACAGCTGAGAAATGACATTCCTGAATTCCGCCCGGGAGACACCGTAAGAGTTCATGTTAAGGTCGTTGAAGGCAAGAATGAAAGAATCCAGGTATTCGAAGGCATCGTTATTGCCAGAAGAAATGCCGGAGTCAGAGAAACTTTCACAGTTCGTCGTATTTCCTACGGCGTAGGCGTAGAAAGAACATTCCTGGTTCATTCCCCGCGTCTGGCTAAGATTGAAGTAAAGCGCCGCGGCATCGTTCGTCGTGCAAAACTCTTCTACCTGCGTGGTCTGTCCGGCAAGGCAGCAAGAATCAAAGAAAGAAAATAA
- the rpoD gene encoding RNA polymerase sigma factor RpoD, whose translation MATKAAQLEQWLKDLKERVNADGNISYNEIINFTKENNLTQKQLDSVFTLLHDHHIEMVYDEPEETEEGPTEADFAGEEGEDILSDDMLLDGDDDTQEEEKSWDVEDTTDADYNAAAGGVSDPVRLYLRECGSNPLLSAEQEMELAKTIEKGKKEDATPEEKEAALEAKKEMANANLRLVVSIAKKYPGRGMPFLDLIQEGNIGLLKAVDKFDYTKGYKFSTYATWWIRQAITRSIADQARTIRVPVHMVETINKMNRVGRRFLQEHGREATNEELSKEMGISLEKIREAKKAAQDPISLETPIGEKEDSHLGDFIEDQKTASPEDEAAATMRREQVYSMLDTLTEREKGVLALRFGMDDGTPRTLEEVGKHFGVTRERIRQIEGKALKKLKKQALPMTGY comes from the coding sequence TTGGCTACAAAGGCGGCACAGCTTGAGCAGTGGTTGAAAGATCTCAAGGAGAGAGTCAACGCGGATGGAAATATTTCCTACAATGAAATCATCAATTTCACGAAGGAAAACAATTTGACCCAGAAACAACTGGACAGCGTTTTCACTCTTCTTCATGATCATCATATTGAAATGGTTTACGATGAACCAGAGGAAACGGAAGAGGGACCGACAGAAGCAGATTTCGCAGGAGAAGAAGGGGAAGACATCCTATCTGACGATATGCTTCTTGACGGTGATGACGATACACAGGAAGAAGAAAAATCCTGGGACGTGGAAGATACAACGGATGCTGATTACAATGCGGCAGCCGGCGGCGTAAGTGATCCGGTACGCCTGTACCTGCGTGAATGCGGCTCCAATCCGCTTCTTTCCGCAGAACAGGAAATGGAACTGGCAAAGACGATCGAAAAAGGCAAGAAGGAAGATGCGACCCCGGAAGAGAAGGAAGCAGCTCTGGAAGCCAAGAAGGAAATGGCAAACGCCAACCTCCGTCTGGTCGTATCCATTGCCAAGAAGTACCCGGGACGCGGCATGCCTTTCCTGGATCTCATTCAGGAAGGAAATATCGGCCTTCTGAAGGCCGTCGACAAGTTCGACTACACCAAGGGCTATAAATTCAGTACATATGCGACATGGTGGATCCGCCAGGCGATCACGCGCTCCATTGCCGACCAGGCAAGAACGATCCGCGTGCCTGTCCACATGGTCGAAACAATCAATAAGATGAACCGCGTAGGCCGCCGTTTCCTGCAGGAACACGGCCGCGAGGCAACGAACGAGGAACTGTCCAAGGAAATGGGCATCAGCCTTGAAAAGATCAGGGAAGCCAAGAAGGCTGCCCAGGATCCGATTTCCCTGGAAACGCCGATCGGCGAAAAGGAAGATTCCCATCTGGGAGACTTCATCGAAGACCAGAAGACAGCTTCCCCGGAAGATGAAGCAGCAGCAACGATGCGCCGCGAGCAGGTCTACAGCATGCTCGATACGCTGACCGAAAGAGAAAAAGGAGTCCTCGCCCTGCGCTTTGGCATGGACGACGGAACACCAAGAACTCTGGAAGAAGTCGGCAAGCACTTCGGCGTCACTCGTGAACGTATCCGCCAAATCGAAGGAAAGGCGCTGAAGAAGCTCAAAAAGCAGGCACTCCCGATGACCGGATATTGA
- a CDS encoding LptF/LptG family permease — MRILDKYILKEFLAPFFFGVAAFTAIFLGADTLLKIASYVTKYGASSESALKIFILALPRIVVYTFPMAVLLGALMCFSRLSGSSELIVMRSSGQSFLRLATPVFLLSLAISICAVAFNEYVVPWTNSEYQYVLNVEIRRNLNPGVTDHVVIRDVQGGKIVHLLYARKYDPQTKQLENITVQEFQNEEVTRVENAPTAVWKDGVWYMTNGVIYDLTGDGVDRMMHFESQAIPYAQSPEDIPKENKDLDEMTIRELLLTKKAYAAAHADTTGITMEIYRRFSLPMASFVFAIVGAPLGVQKQRSSSSVGFGISVVIIFLYYAIMTFLEALGKGHLMPAFLAVWLPNMIAFVTGCYLIWRVDR; from the coding sequence ATGAGAATATTGGACAAATACATATTAAAAGAATTCCTGGCTCCGTTCTTCTTTGGCGTAGCAGCTTTCACAGCGATCTTCCTTGGTGCAGATACCCTTTTGAAAATTGCAAGCTACGTAACAAAGTACGGCGCATCCTCGGAATCCGCGCTGAAGATTTTCATCCTGGCGCTCCCGAGAATTGTCGTCTACACATTCCCGATGGCTGTCCTTTTAGGCGCCCTTATGTGTTTCTCTCGCCTGTCTGGATCGAGCGAACTGATTGTCATGCGTTCTTCCGGGCAGAGTTTCCTGCGCCTGGCTACGCCGGTCTTTCTTTTGTCCCTTGCCATCAGCATCTGCGCCGTCGCATTCAATGAATACGTCGTGCCGTGGACAAACAGCGAGTACCAGTACGTACTGAACGTGGAAATCCGAAGGAATCTCAATCCGGGCGTGACCGACCATGTCGTCATCCGTGACGTGCAGGGCGGCAAGATTGTCCACCTTCTTTATGCAAGAAAGTATGACCCGCAGACAAAGCAGCTGGAAAACATCACGGTCCAGGAATTCCAGAATGAAGAAGTCACCCGAGTGGAAAACGCACCGACCGCTGTCTGGAAGGATGGTGTCTGGTACATGACGAACGGCGTCATTTATGATCTCACCGGCGACGGTGTAGACCGCATGATGCACTTCGAGAGCCAGGCCATTCCTTATGCACAGTCTCCGGAAGATATTCCGAAGGAAAACAAGGATCTTGATGAAATGACGATCCGCGAACTCCTTCTGACAAAGAAAGCCTATGCTGCCGCTCATGCTGACACCACAGGCATCACGATGGAAATCTACCGCCGCTTCTCCCTGCCGATGGCAAGCTTTGTCTTCGCTATCGTAGGCGCTCCTCTGGGCGTACAGAAGCAGAGATCTTCCTCTTCTGTCGGATTCGGCATTTCCGTTGTCATTATTTTCCTTTACTATGCGATCATGACATTCCTCGAAGCACTCGGCAAAGGCCACCTCATGCCTGCATTCCTCGCAGTCTGGCTGCCGAATATGATTGCTTTCGTCACAGGGTGCTACCTCATATGGAGGGTTGACCGCTGA